In Chelmon rostratus isolate fCheRos1 chromosome 21, fCheRos1.pri, whole genome shotgun sequence, the genomic window TTAAATAATaagtttaattgttttattttctactgaCTTCCATCAATTTCCTCCCCTTGGCTGCATATTGCTGAACTCTATGTACCTGCCTGCTTTCATACAATCCTGATTTCATCCCTCTGAGATCGTGTCCGTCTGTCACCAGGAAGATGAAAATTTACATCAACCTTCAAAAAGCTACTGAGGACTGTGTCggaaactgaagctgcagtcacGCCCGGGCGGGAAAATAAAAAGACTCTCACCGTCCACAGTCGTTGGGGTTTTGccaaatgtttgtgtttcacaccATCGCTCGAACAGGATTCCCTCTAATTCCTCATTACTTTCACTTAATCAATGTTTAACAAGCCTCTGGTGTCGTGTGACAGAGCGAGCTCTGTACCGTCCCCCTATCAGCTTGCAATGTCGAAATAAAGACCGTGGATTCGGTTTGGATTGGAAGCACCAGTCTCCTGCCGGGTGGAAACGAGGCAGCGAGGTTCAAGCTGTGGGGTCTTGGACAATCATGCAGTTTTTATTAGTCTGGtgctctgcagtgaaacaacTGTTGCTCTGAGACCAATCTGCATTCTTTGTGCACGCTTGTATGAAATGAACCCATTTTTCAGATGTAAAAACAAGTTGAGAAAAGACTTTCAATGGTCAACACTGACAGAGGTGATCTGCCACACATCATTACTTTTTAAAGAGGATCCTGCTGTAAACTGGACTCTGTAAGTACAAAACCTTACTTTAATCCAAGCTGGACTACACCGACACACTGACAGGAACCTTTGAACACTTCAAGTCAAGAGATGTGACAGTCTGGAATTTAAGTTTACTTAATAATACTTCAAGCCACACAAAGGTTTGGAAGCTCGCAGGCTCACGTCATGTCGAACCAGCTATGAAACAACACGGTCCAGCATCTTCTGCCCATTTGAATTAAATACCACAACTCAGCTACAGCACAAAGCAACCAAGAGTTTGGAGATGATGCTTGAAAAACACTATCGTGGGTCAAGCTCTCTTCCAGAAGATCACGATGAcgtttccttcaaaaagcagaCAGCCTGATGGACAAACAGAAGCCGCGAGCACAGCTTCACATTGACATCAACGTTCAGTTAACCCGTCTGTCACAACCTGTCCAGTAAAAAACTAAAGCGTTTATCGCTCTGTGCTATGAAGAGAAGCCCTTTACGGTGACGACGTCTCACGAACATCTCGACGAGGAAATCATGATCAAACTCCTGCTTCGGCCCGTGTTCGATCAATGCATCAGCTCTAAATTCAACACATCGATCTGCTGAAAGGAATAAATGAACTGACAGTTGTTTTGGGTTCAGCTATAATGCAAATGAAGgaaacactttatattaaggtacactTATCCACGAGTAAAGGAACAGCCTACCATATCAGCAGGAGACTGGCTCTGATTCgtcattataaagcactaaCGTTAAGTCATGTTCTACAGCTcactatcaataagcagtaattagcaGGCTGCTGAGGGAAAACTATGTTCATGGTCATGTGgaataaatgctttataatgactagtaaagagccaatatgctactaatatgaATGCTAATACGCAGCTAGTTCATGGCTAACAGGCGGAACAGCACTGTGACTGAAACTGGTCCCTAACAGATGAAACTGGtcccatcactgctgctgccatggTCAGTAAGATTCATGCTTATGATGCTACAGCTACTGCTACCACTACTGCAGAGAGAGTACTTCCTGACCTTTATTGCAGCAGAATGTTTATGCTAAGATAATTCTGCTGTTCTGCAATTACCTGCTTTTCACCTTGTCTGAGAATTACAGACCGTACATACAGGTTTGACTCATCACAACTGAATCAAGTTATGGTTTCTGTAGTTGAGGAATGAGACTGAATCGCTGTTAAAACAGCAACTCACACCTGACGATTTGATGTTCACATTAACTGCCGTGGTGAGCAGGTTCACTTCAGCCAGCCTCCTCTGGCAGGTGCAGTGACAAAAGGTTCAGAACTGTTCCCTAAAACTTTAAATCAGCAGTGACACATTAACTTTTAGACTTTCTGactctgacaggaagcagctttGACACATCTACAGAATAAATGCATCACCTGTGGTGCTCAGCAAACCAACATCTCTTTCCAGCTGTTCTGTTTGGGGAAAAAGAGCCTTAAGGCTGCtctggagtcagtgtttggCTAAGTAATGGCTCGTGTGCAATGTGAGAGAAGTAACCCACAGAAAGTTAACTCTCATCTGATCAACCTCGTCTCCAGCAGGCAGCAAAAAGTCCCACAAACCCACTGTTCACCTGCTCAGGTAGAGCAGGTGAACAGTGGAGATCTACCTGCTCCAGAGCCAGGTGTTGTTCTCAGGAGTGGGAGGAGACCAAAGCAGCACCAAAATCATCAGGTGGCCCAAGTGAAAGCTGATGTCGCTCAGCATCTTCTAGGATTGCAAACAAGCTATTTTGGCAAACACCATAAAACTTTATTCGGTGACAACATGTCAGTGCTGCATCTGAGGATTGTTTGGCGCCCCCAAGTGgctaaaacaaagaacaaaacaaaaaaatcatttaacgCACCTTTAAATAGTTTTCCACCTCATGAACGTTTCTGATGTGATTTTGTCGTTgatgtgtttctaatattttattttcatatatttaaatgtagGTGAACAAAACATCAGACGCACCTCCGAATACTTCAGGCACTGCTGCGAGGCTGCTGCATCGGAGCGCACAGACGTACCGAATAAACGGAGACCGTTCACAGAAGAGGAACAAGCTCATGTAGCGTAACTATGAAGTAAGTCAGGACAGAAATGCTGCTGTCTTAGCTcgtctgcagagctgctggatcACAGACCAGACGGGTCGACAGACAGGAGGCCTGCTCAGACACAAACCAGGACAAGAGGAGTCAAAATATGGAAATGGTcagataaaaataagaattgCTTAACTTCCCAGCGTTGGCCCTGAGTGGAGGAGCGAGGGCTAAATATAAaagctgtggtttgtgtgtctgggCTCTGCTGCAGTTCACAGGTCCCTCATCAGTTCATGGAAGTGCTGTCAGTCTCCGCTCAGCCCAGAAACCTCAAGAAAGAGGAAGCTCCGTGTGGGAGCGAGCTGAGTAAATACAGCAGCGTATCATTACATACAAAATAACTTTGATTACTGCCTGGCGTGCCAGGGGGTGTAAAATGGCACATTATCCTCCCCCCCGACACCTCTCACATCAGAAAGTTGTCATTTCTACAGAAACGGACACAATACTCCGATTTCTTAAACGCTTTTTAAGAGTCTCTGGAACACAGACCAGTCACTGCAGCACACTTTCCCTTTGTCCTCTCTCTGAAGTGTATTTGGTCTCTCTCCTGGGGTTTGGTACCATGGCAGCACCCCCAGCAGGCCTCATTTGGAGTGCTGCTCAGCAGAGCCGAGAGCCCGGGGGCCGCCGATCCTCGCGGATCCTCGCGGACCTGCAGCCAAATCAGAGGCCCGATACTCTTCACGCTCTCAGCAGTCTTTGGGGAAGGAGGTGTCCTCTTCTGCCTCGTCAGTACTTATTAATCCCAAAGATCCTGACGCCGTGCAGCTGGGGCAGCTTGGGGATGAGCACCGTGAGCAGGGAAACGGTGTTGACCACAAAATGGACCCGATCGTATTTGGTGTAGAAGCTGGTTAGTATGTACCTGaatcagagaaaatgagaggagaagagaagctGTCAtggacaacacaacacaacaaggTCTGCAGGAACGAAAAGATTCAGACTCAAAACCTTTCACTTCTCTTCCTCCTGATAATCACCGCCACATGTTTGCTAACTCGTACGCACAGCGGCAGCACTCCATTCTGTTGCGACACGCTGAACACCAGCGTTGCAACATCAGTGATTATTAACTGGACCGAAGCCTGCGAGAACGACGCTGAGACACATCTACGTGTCTGCAAAGAAGAACATGCTCAGCGTGCACACAGAGAGCCGGACCAAGCAGCAGAAAGTGCAGCAGGTCTGCATGAACCCTGACGGTGTGCTGGCTACATGCTAACAGATGATGCACAGATGTTCTTCCTGGTGGGACACAGTAAGAAACATTttcaatatttacattttgagaCACACCAGTAATCACACATCCTGTCCTCCGCTGAACCAGTGAGGACCTGTAATAAAAGGCTCTCAGGAGACTCCTGCAGATGTGCAGCTTTTCCATCCAGAGCCCAGAGACTGACCATCGGTCTCCTGCTGCCGGCAAACAAAATGACTGAGAGgccttcagtgtgtttcagggGACACCTTCGAGAACTGCTGCCACTGCAACGTTCAGGCTGAGCCGGCGAGTCAAGCCCAGGGGGGCAGAGTGCTTCCTGCAAACTGAACAGAGAGGGGGGGTGAACGCAGCAAGAGGCGACGCTGCAGATACTCAGCGGCTTCACAAAGTGAGAGCAGCGGCGACGCTAACCAATCAGCACTGTGCACGAGTACAGTTTGTGATGAGCACATCTTCCACAGATAACCACCCACTTCCACAGAGACCCACAAACACCACGTGGTGGTGCTGGGTGGGAAGCCGGTGAGGGATCATGTCCTCGTCTGAGCACTGGGGAGTCATTCTGGTTCTGTGTGGCGCTGCATCAGGATCTAGCTCCATTCTGAATGATCAGCTGCTCCCTCCACCTGTGACACACCTGAAGGCCGAGCATCAGCTCTGAAGGGCCACTTACAGGACGATGGGCGTGATGGTGAGGAACTTGCGCGACGCCGTGAACTGCACACCGTAGTCCATCTGCTCCCAGTGCGTGAGGAGGCGAGCTTTGCCCTGATCGGGGGTCTCGAACGGCGTCCCTTTGACCGTGTGCAGCAGGAGGTACATGCACTGCAACAGACGAGAAGGAGAGCACCACTGTGACGTAGAAATAACAGTGAGTGAGGCGATCGATCGTCTATAATTACTGCCACCAATTAACACAGAAGCTCACGAGGCCGCACTGGATGTGTGCTGGTGCCCCCGCCCCACTGACCAGGTTGTGGATGAGGTTGGTGAGGGTCCAGACGACGGGCACGCTGGCGAAGGGAATGCTGAGCAGGATGACGTGCAGGAGGCCGATGCCCAGGATGTAAGACAGCCACATCCCTCTGCTGTTCATGACCCGGGTGTTGGGGTTCACCTCGCTGTGCGCCGTGCCCACGTTCATGATGGCGGCGCTGTCGCTTCAGAGGCGCTCCACCTACCGCGGGACGCACAGACAGGAGACGGTTTTAGCTCGAGCCCAGCTGGTGTGATTATCTGTCGGCTGTaagataaacagaaagaaatctaCGCCTGATTATTCACAGTCTGCACCTGAAAGAGGTCCGACCAATCAGAATCTGCAGGGTTTAAGACTCATGCCAGTGACCCCCGCTGAgcctgaacagcagctgtgagcacACCTCTCTGTCGGGCTGGGCAGCAACTTCATATTAGCATTTAGTCACTTTCAGTGGCACCACTTTGTCCATCATTAAACCTCTGTGAGCTCCTCCTGAGATCCTCATCAGtgtatttacaatatttaagtAAAATGGTGTAAAGTGATGATGGTGGTTGTTTATTGTCTGTTTCACAAATGTGGATGTCTAAaaatcagtgtctgtgtgtctggaaCTGGTAACTGTGGATACCAGCTATGCTACATTATGGATATCCTGCTGTATCAGAGTAATAACTCTTTATCAATATAACTGATTATCAATACAACAGTGATGTGAATCCACAGAGCCGGATGTTACTCAGCTTCAGGCTCAATGATGATGACTTGACGGACatctgccagccaatcagaaaccagCTTTTTCTGCGGCCATGGCATCAATGGGACTGACGTGTAGCTGAGGCTTCATCAATAACTGGGCTCgtttcacacagacagaggaggtgcGGGGCAGGTGAGTACCTGCTGGATCAACAGTGATTGGCTGACAGAGTAAACAAAGTGTCGGTGATCGCAGCACGCTGTTCTGCCTCCTCACAGACTAAAAATGTCACCGGCTGCATGATGATCCGCA contains:
- the ormdl3 gene encoding ORM1-like protein 3; its protein translation is MNVGTAHSEVNPNTRVMNSRGMWLSYILGIGLLHVILLSIPFASVPVVWTLTNLIHNLCMYLLLHTVKGTPFETPDQGKARLLTHWEQMDYGVQFTASRKFLTITPIVLYILTSFYTKYDRVHFVVNTVSLLTVLIPKLPQLHGVRIFGINKY